The bacterium genome includes a region encoding these proteins:
- a CDS encoding thiamine pyrophosphate-binding protein — MSGGEALVKSLVNEGVEVVFGIPGAQMYGIVAALRDDPRIRLITTRHEQATTYMADGYARVSGRPGVALVVPGVGLYNAAAGLATAYSRSSPVLVVAGQIPRGQIDRNLGGVHEIVDQPDVVRPVTKWRQRALRPRDIPWTVSEAFRQMRTGRPRPALIEIPPEASVEREEVQLRDPAPVVRIVPTPERLREAARVIAASRLPLIYAGGGVARSDAEDALVALAEAANIPVVTSGGGKGTIPDRHPLSYGSCVSPEGERFEMNQLYDVMRSADVVIGIGARFSMGNPAGESSTLVNINIDDTELTRIQANTLPLHGDARATIEALLPHLLEAGSGDRPSPAEAVTAARRLIAYYDIKFKEPQYPILEALQRGIPEEACVVWGVTQFGYYARTHFQVNHPKTYVDSGYAFNLGFSFPTALGAQMARPDDPVVCVVGDGGFMFNASELSTAVKYGLGVVTVVFRNDSYGNVARDLTEFFDGTYETDLHNPDFVAFAESFGAVGLRADDPLDLARLIPEALERRAPVVIDVPIGHVDLPRAKLLAHVPSLPWTLPQDGLIPS, encoded by the coding sequence ATGAGTGGGGGCGAGGCCCTCGTCAAGTCGCTCGTCAACGAAGGCGTCGAGGTCGTCTTCGGCATCCCGGGTGCGCAGATGTACGGCATCGTGGCGGCGCTGCGCGATGACCCTCGCATCCGTCTGATCACGACCCGCCACGAGCAGGCCACGACGTACATGGCCGACGGCTACGCCCGCGTGTCGGGGAGGCCGGGCGTGGCCCTGGTGGTACCGGGCGTGGGCCTGTACAACGCTGCCGCCGGGCTCGCCACCGCGTACTCCCGCTCGTCGCCCGTGCTCGTCGTCGCCGGTCAGATTCCCCGCGGCCAGATCGACAGGAACCTCGGCGGCGTGCACGAGATCGTGGACCAGCCCGACGTGGTGCGTCCCGTGACCAAGTGGCGCCAGCGGGCGCTCCGGCCTCGGGACATCCCCTGGACGGTGTCCGAGGCGTTCCGGCAGATGCGCACGGGGCGCCCCCGTCCCGCGCTGATCGAGATCCCGCCGGAGGCGTCGGTGGAGCGGGAGGAGGTCCAGCTGAGGGATCCGGCGCCCGTCGTGCGCATCGTGCCGACCCCGGAGCGGCTGCGAGAGGCCGCTCGCGTGATCGCCGCGTCCCGCCTGCCGCTGATCTACGCGGGTGGCGGGGTGGCGCGCTCGGACGCGGAGGATGCTCTCGTCGCTCTGGCCGAGGCGGCGAACATCCCCGTGGTCACCTCCGGAGGAGGGAAGGGAACCATTCCCGACCGCCACCCGCTGTCCTACGGCTCGTGCGTCAGCCCCGAAGGCGAGCGGTTCGAGATGAACCAGCTCTACGACGTGATGCGTTCCGCCGACGTGGTCATCGGGATCGGGGCGCGATTCTCGATGGGCAACCCGGCCGGCGAGTCGTCGACGCTCGTGAACATCAACATCGACGACACCGAACTGACGCGCATCCAGGCCAACACGCTCCCCCTGCACGGCGACGCCAGGGCGACCATCGAGGCTCTCCTGCCCCACCTCCTCGAGGCGGGCTCCGGCGACCGCCCGTCACCCGCCGAAGCGGTCACCGCCGCCCGCCGGCTGATTGCGTACTACGACATCAAGTTCAAGGAGCCCCAGTACCCGATCCTGGAGGCGCTGCAGCGCGGGATCCCGGAGGAGGCCTGTGTCGTGTGGGGGGTGACGCAGTTCGGCTACTACGCCCGCACCCATTTCCAGGTGAACCACCCGAAGACCTACGTGGACTCCGGGTACGCCTTCAACCTCGGCTTCTCATTCCCGACGGCGCTCGGCGCACAGATGGCCCGACCGGACGACCCGGTGGTCTGCGTCGTCGGCGATGGGGGATTCATGTTCAACGCGTCCGAACTCTCGACGGCGGTCAAGTACGGGCTCGGTGTGGTCACCGTCGTCTTCAGGAACGACTCCTACGGCAACGTCGCCCGTGATCTGACCGAGTTCTTCGACGGCACCTACGAGACCGATCTCCACAACCCCGACTTCGTGGCGTTCGCCGAATCGTTCGGCGCGGTCGGGCTACGGGCGGACGACCCTCTGGATCTGGCCCGGCTGATCCCCGAAGCACTCGAGCGCCGCGCACCGGTGGTCATCGACGTCCCCATCGGCCACGTCGATCTGCCCCGCGCCAAGTTGCTGGCGCACGTGCCCTCGTTGCCATGGACCCTGCCCCAGGACGGCCTCATCCCCTCCTGA
- a CDS encoding metallophosphoesterase, translating into MEKGLGDVSEEAFLGGRWRPTRAWAEDPAVADGAVRRVLVLGDIHNSDGALGAALRAAERERCDAVVSVGDFWLQDCSWGTRPRTHVEGLPSRSWAPLMRLAMRAPLPVIVVDGNHEAWPCLAAYAQRPDVTEARAAGRPLHLGGTLWWADRGSTWTWSGRRCGALGGAVSPDKFIPKLAPHRWADHEAPTRDDLRRLCDNAPDGLDVLFCHDAPAGVTGLKGLPQALIPRWILAECKEVRHLLRDAVERTAPGLVFHGHWHQSNHEHVRGGVTEVFGLNRDGNAGCIAVVDLDDYSGARFAGT; encoded by the coding sequence ATGGAGAAGGGACTGGGAGACGTCTCGGAGGAGGCGTTCCTGGGCGGCCGGTGGCGGCCGACTCGGGCTTGGGCGGAGGATCCTGCCGTCGCTGACGGCGCCGTGAGGCGGGTTCTCGTGCTCGGGGACATCCACAACAGCGACGGCGCGCTGGGGGCGGCGCTGCGAGCTGCTGAACGCGAACGCTGTGATGCAGTGGTTTCCGTCGGCGACTTCTGGCTGCAGGACTGCTCTTGGGGCACCCGGCCGCGGACCCACGTAGAGGGCCTCCCCTCCCGCTCGTGGGCGCCGCTGATGCGGCTGGCCATGCGAGCGCCGCTGCCGGTCATCGTGGTCGACGGCAACCACGAGGCCTGGCCCTGCCTCGCCGCCTATGCGCAGCGGCCGGACGTGACCGAGGCGCGCGCCGCGGGGCGGCCGCTGCACCTCGGCGGGACGCTGTGGTGGGCCGACCGCGGCAGCACTTGGACTTGGAGCGGGCGACGCTGTGGCGCTCTCGGCGGCGCCGTCAGCCCCGACAAGTTCATCCCAAAGCTCGCGCCACACCGCTGGGCTGACCACGAGGCGCCGACCAGGGACGACCTGCGCCGGCTCTGTGACAACGCGCCCGACGGCCTCGACGTGCTGTTCTGCCATGACGCCCCCGCCGGCGTGACGGGGCTGAAAGGACTGCCGCAGGCGCTGATCCCGAGATGGATCCTCGCGGAGTGCAAGGAGGTGCGGCACCTGCTGCGGGACGCCGTCGAGCGGACCGCGCCGGGGCTGGTGTTTCACGGCCACTGGCACCAGAGCAACCACGAACACGTCCGAGGCGGCGTCACCGAGGTGTTCGGCCTCAACCGGGACGGCAATGCCGGCTGCATCGCCGTGGTCGATCTCGACGACTACAGCGGCGCCCGATTCGCGGGAACGTAG
- a CDS encoding tyrosine-type recombinase/integrase, with translation MDRPATLSASFVRTVKRPGRYGDGRGSRGLSLLVKPTTNGRFSKTWSQRLRINGHPVMIGLGAYPVVSLADAREEALENRRVLAQGKDPRRSRAIPTFEQAAEAVIALRADTWRDGGRTADIWRSSLERFVYPQIGAKRVNEVTSGDVMRVLLPIWNDKRATATKLKSRIGGVMKWAIAQGHRADNPAGDAIAAALPRTGGQQTHHRALPHQQVGDALAAVRESDAWAATKLAFEYLVLTATRSGEVRGARWNEIDLESATWTVPGDRTKTGKPHRVPLSDRALDVLADATALVDESGLLFPSPTGRQLSDATMSKLLKEHNIGAVPHGFRSSFRSWCADTGVAREVAEAALGHTVAGVEGAYQRSDLLETRRQLMDDWGGYITI, from the coding sequence GTGGACCGGCCCGCGACACTCTCGGCCAGTTTCGTACGCACTGTGAAGCGCCCTGGGCGCTATGGCGACGGCCGCGGATCCCGCGGACTCAGCCTACTGGTCAAGCCGACCACCAACGGCAGGTTCAGCAAGACGTGGAGCCAGCGCCTGCGCATCAACGGCCACCCCGTGATGATCGGCTTGGGCGCCTACCCCGTCGTCTCCCTCGCCGACGCGCGCGAGGAGGCGCTGGAGAACCGCCGGGTGCTCGCCCAGGGCAAGGATCCACGGCGCAGCAGAGCCATTCCCACCTTCGAACAGGCCGCCGAGGCGGTGATCGCGCTCCGCGCCGACACCTGGCGTGACGGCGGCCGCACCGCTGACATCTGGCGGTCGTCCCTCGAACGCTTCGTGTACCCGCAGATCGGCGCCAAGCGAGTCAACGAGGTCACCTCCGGGGACGTGATGCGAGTGCTGTTGCCGATTTGGAACGACAAGCGGGCCACAGCCACCAAGCTGAAGTCGCGCATCGGCGGCGTCATGAAGTGGGCCATCGCGCAGGGCCACCGGGCCGACAATCCCGCCGGCGACGCCATCGCCGCCGCACTGCCCCGCACCGGCGGCCAGCAGACCCATCACCGGGCGCTCCCCCACCAACAGGTCGGCGACGCCCTCGCTGCGGTGCGAGAGTCTGACGCCTGGGCGGCGACCAAACTCGCCTTCGAGTACCTCGTCCTGACAGCCACGCGCAGCGGCGAGGTCCGCGGCGCCCGCTGGAACGAGATCGACCTTGAGTCAGCGACCTGGACCGTCCCCGGAGACCGGACCAAGACCGGCAAACCCCACCGCGTCCCGCTCAGCGACCGAGCCCTCGATGTCCTCGCCGACGCCACCGCCCTCGTCGATGAGAGCGGACTGCTGTTCCCCAGCCCCACGGGTCGCCAACTCAGCGACGCCACGATGTCCAAGCTGCTCAAGGAACACAACATCGGCGCCGTCCCCCACGGCTTCCGCAGCAGCTTCCGCAGCTGGTGCGCCGACACCGGCGTGGCCCGCGAAGTCGCCGAAGCCGCCCTCGGCCACACCGTCGCCGGCGTCGAAGGCGCATACCAACGCAGCGACCTCCTCGAGACCCGTCGCCAACTCATGGACGACTGGGGCGGCTACATCACCATCTAG